The Phyllopteryx taeniolatus isolate TA_2022b chromosome 7, UOR_Ptae_1.2, whole genome shotgun sequence genome has a segment encoding these proteins:
- the mau2 gene encoding MAU2 chromatid cohesion factor homolog isoform X1, translated as MASNVEAPERWYLALLGFAEHFRTSSPPKIRLCVHCLQAVFQFKPPQRIEARTHLQLGSVLYHHTKNSDLARSHLEKAWYISQQVPQFEDVKFEAASILSELFCQQNLVDSAKPLLRKAIQISQQTPYWHCRLLFQLAQLHTLEKDLVSACDLLGVGAEYARVVGSEYTRALFLLSKGMLLLMERKLGEVHPLLTLCGTIVENWQGNPIQKESLRVFFLVLQVTHYLDAGQVKSVKPCLKQLQQCIQTISTLHDDEILPSNPADLFHWLPKEHMCVLVYLVTVMHSMQAGYLEKAQKYTDKALMQLEKLKMLDCSPILSTFQVILLEHIIMCRLVTGHKATALQEISQVCQLCQQSPRLFNNHAAQLHTLLGLYCISVNCMDNAEAQFTAALRLTTHQELWTYIVTNLASVYIREGNRHQELYSLLERINPDHNFPVSSHCLRAAAFYIRGLLSFFQGRYNEAKRFLRETLKMSNAEDLNRLTACSLVLLGHIFYVLGNHRESNNMVVPAMQLASKIPDMSVQLWSSALLKDLNKALGNTMDAHEAAQMHQNFSQQLLQDHIAACSLPEHNLISWTDGPPPVQIQAQNGPTTSLASLL; from the exons ATGGCGTCAAACGTAGAAGCCCCGGAGCGCTGGTACCTCGCCCTACTCGGCTTCGCGGAACATTTCCGAACCTCCAGTCCTCCCAAAATCCGCCTTTGCGTGCATTGTCTCCAAGCTGTGTTCCAGTTCAAGCCGCCACAGAGGATAGAGGCCCGCACGCATCTCCAGCTGGGCTCGGTTCTCTACCATCACACCAAGAACAGCGATCTGGCCCGCAGCCACCTGGAGAAGGCG TGGTACATTTCTCAGCAAGTCCCCCAGTTCGAAGATGTCAAGTTTGAGGCTGCGAGCATTTTATCGGAACTCTTCTGCCAACAG AATTTGGTGGACTCTGCAAAGCCTCTTCTGCGCAAGGCCATCCAGATTTCTCAACAAACACCGTATTGGCACTGCAGGTTGTTGTTCCAGCTGGCg CAACTTCATACACTGGAGAAAGACTTGGTGTCAGCGTGTGATCTGCTGGGTGTCGGAGCGGAGTACGCCCGCGTGGTGGGCTCAGAATACACCAG ggCGTTATTTCTCCTCAGTAAAGGCATG CTGCTGCTGATGGAGAGGAAGCTGGGCGAAGTGCATCCCCTGCTCACACTATGTGGAACCATTGTAGAGAACTGGCAGGGAAACCCCATCCAGAAGGAATCCCTGAGGGTCTTCTTCCTGGTCTTGCAAGTCACACACTACCTGGACGCTGGACAG GTGAAGAGTGTGAAGCCGTGTCTGAAGCAGCTGCAGCAGTGCATCCAGACCATCTCTACACTCCACGACGACGAGATTCTTCCCAGCAACCCAGCTGACCTCTTCCATTGGCTCCCAAAGGAGCACATGTGTGTCCTTGTTTATCTG GTGACAGTGATGCACTCCATGCAAGCAGGTTACCTGGAGAAAGCACAAAAGTACACAGACAAGGCACTAATGCAACTCGAGAAACTAAAAA TGTTGGACTGCAGCCCCATCCTTTCTACCTTTCAAGTCATTCTGCTGGAGCACATCATCATGTGCAGACTTGTCACAGGCCACAAGGCCACTGCGCTACAGGAG ATCTCACAGGTGTGTCAGCTTTGCCAACAGTCTCCCAGGTTATTCAACAACCACGCTGCCCAGCTCCACACTTTATTA gGCCTCTACTGTATCTCGGTGAACTGTATGGATAACGCAGAGGCGCAGTTTACCGCGGCCTTGCGG CTCACCACACACCAGGAACTGTGGACTTACATTGTCACCAACTTGGCCAGCGTTTACATTAGGGAAGGCAATCGACACCAAGAG TTGTACAGCCTGCTGGAGAGAATAAATCCAGACCACAACTTCCCAGTCAG CTCACACTGCCTCCGTGCGGCTGCTTTCTACATCCGGGGACTGCTGTCCTTCTTCCAAGGCCGCTACAATGAGGCCAA ACGCTTCTTGAGAGAAACCCTTAAGATGTCTAATGCTGAGGACCTGAACAGACTGACCGCTTGCTCGCTGGTTCTGCTGGGCCACATCTTCTATGTGCTGGGCAACCACAGA GAAAGCAACAACATGGTGGTACCAGCCATGCAGCTGGCCAGCAAGATCCCTGACATGTCTGTGCAGCTTTGGTCCTCTGCGCTGTTGAAGG ATTTGAACAAGGCACTTGGGAACACAATGGATGCCCACGAAGCAGCCCAGATGCACCAGAACTTCTCCCAGCAGCTGCTACAGGACCACATCGCCGCCTGCAGCCTCCCAGAGCACAACCTCATCAGT tGGACTGATGGCCCTCCTCCTGTCCAGATCCAAGCCCAGAACGGTCCCACCACCAGCCTCGCAAGCCTGCTATGA
- the mau2 gene encoding MAU2 chromatid cohesion factor homolog isoform X2 encodes MASNVEAPERWYLALLGFAEHFRTSSPPKIRLCVHCLQAVFQFKPPQRIEARTHLQLGSVLYHHTKNSDLARSHLEKAWYISQQVPQFEDVKFEAASILSELFCQQNLVDSAKPLLRKAIQISQQTPYWHCRLLFQLAQLHTLEKDLVSACDLLGVGAEYARVVGSEYTRALFLLSKGMLLLMERKLGEVHPLLTLCGTIVENWQGNPIQKESLRVFFLVLQVTHYLDAGQVKSVKPCLKQLQQCIQTISTLHDDEILPSNPADLFHWLPKEHMCVLVYLVTVMHSMQAGYLEKAQKYTDKALMQLEKLKMLDCSPILSTFQVILLEHIIMCRLVTGHKATALQEISQVCQLCQQSPRLFNNHAAQLHTLLGLYCISVNCMDNAEAQFTAALRLTTHQELWTYIVTNLASVYIREGNRHQELYSLLERINPDHNFPVRRFLRETLKMSNAEDLNRLTACSLVLLGHIFYVLGNHRESNNMVVPAMQLASKIPDMSVQLWSSALLKDLNKALGNTMDAHEAAQMHQNFSQQLLQDHIAACSLPEHNLISWTDGPPPVQIQAQNGPTTSLASLL; translated from the exons ATGGCGTCAAACGTAGAAGCCCCGGAGCGCTGGTACCTCGCCCTACTCGGCTTCGCGGAACATTTCCGAACCTCCAGTCCTCCCAAAATCCGCCTTTGCGTGCATTGTCTCCAAGCTGTGTTCCAGTTCAAGCCGCCACAGAGGATAGAGGCCCGCACGCATCTCCAGCTGGGCTCGGTTCTCTACCATCACACCAAGAACAGCGATCTGGCCCGCAGCCACCTGGAGAAGGCG TGGTACATTTCTCAGCAAGTCCCCCAGTTCGAAGATGTCAAGTTTGAGGCTGCGAGCATTTTATCGGAACTCTTCTGCCAACAG AATTTGGTGGACTCTGCAAAGCCTCTTCTGCGCAAGGCCATCCAGATTTCTCAACAAACACCGTATTGGCACTGCAGGTTGTTGTTCCAGCTGGCg CAACTTCATACACTGGAGAAAGACTTGGTGTCAGCGTGTGATCTGCTGGGTGTCGGAGCGGAGTACGCCCGCGTGGTGGGCTCAGAATACACCAG ggCGTTATTTCTCCTCAGTAAAGGCATG CTGCTGCTGATGGAGAGGAAGCTGGGCGAAGTGCATCCCCTGCTCACACTATGTGGAACCATTGTAGAGAACTGGCAGGGAAACCCCATCCAGAAGGAATCCCTGAGGGTCTTCTTCCTGGTCTTGCAAGTCACACACTACCTGGACGCTGGACAG GTGAAGAGTGTGAAGCCGTGTCTGAAGCAGCTGCAGCAGTGCATCCAGACCATCTCTACACTCCACGACGACGAGATTCTTCCCAGCAACCCAGCTGACCTCTTCCATTGGCTCCCAAAGGAGCACATGTGTGTCCTTGTTTATCTG GTGACAGTGATGCACTCCATGCAAGCAGGTTACCTGGAGAAAGCACAAAAGTACACAGACAAGGCACTAATGCAACTCGAGAAACTAAAAA TGTTGGACTGCAGCCCCATCCTTTCTACCTTTCAAGTCATTCTGCTGGAGCACATCATCATGTGCAGACTTGTCACAGGCCACAAGGCCACTGCGCTACAGGAG ATCTCACAGGTGTGTCAGCTTTGCCAACAGTCTCCCAGGTTATTCAACAACCACGCTGCCCAGCTCCACACTTTATTA gGCCTCTACTGTATCTCGGTGAACTGTATGGATAACGCAGAGGCGCAGTTTACCGCGGCCTTGCGG CTCACCACACACCAGGAACTGTGGACTTACATTGTCACCAACTTGGCCAGCGTTTACATTAGGGAAGGCAATCGACACCAAGAG TTGTACAGCCTGCTGGAGAGAATAAATCCAGACCACAACTTCCCAGTCAG ACGCTTCTTGAGAGAAACCCTTAAGATGTCTAATGCTGAGGACCTGAACAGACTGACCGCTTGCTCGCTGGTTCTGCTGGGCCACATCTTCTATGTGCTGGGCAACCACAGA GAAAGCAACAACATGGTGGTACCAGCCATGCAGCTGGCCAGCAAGATCCCTGACATGTCTGTGCAGCTTTGGTCCTCTGCGCTGTTGAAGG ATTTGAACAAGGCACTTGGGAACACAATGGATGCCCACGAAGCAGCCCAGATGCACCAGAACTTCTCCCAGCAGCTGCTACAGGACCACATCGCCGCCTGCAGCCTCCCAGAGCACAACCTCATCAGT tGGACTGATGGCCCTCCTCCTGTCCAGATCCAAGCCCAGAACGGTCCCACCACCAGCCTCGCAAGCCTGCTATGA